Part of the candidate division Zixibacteria bacterium HGW-Zixibacteria-1 genome is shown below.
CAACCACTGCGGCCACGGCCGACCAGAGCACGAATAAAATTATCGACAGTCCAAAAAAATCGAGACGGGGCTTCCGGAACAACCTCTTTTCAATAATGAGATTACTTAAAACCAGAAACAGGGCCAGTCCGAAAAAGATCTGCCCGAGAGCATGAGAAAACGGCGTCGAAACGAAATACCCGTACAGGCAAAAGACCGCTCCGCTTCCTGTGTATTTCCGGATTTGGTCCGTCATTGAAAAAGATCGCCTTCTATCAATTCGACCAGCAAATGTATTAGAAAAATCTGTTCTTCCTGGATTCTTTGAACCGAAGTGTGCGGCACGATGAGCTTCATGTCAACCATCGATGCCAGTCTCCCGCCGTTACCGCCAAGCAGGGCGACCGTCCGCATTCTGCTTTGCACCGCCGTCTCGACCGCGCGGATAAGATTGACGGAATTACCCGATGTCGAAATCACCAGCAGCATATCGCCCTCACGTCCCAATCCTTCGACCTGGCGGGCAAAAATTTTCTCGAAACCGAAATCATTGCCAGCAGCGGTAAGTATCGAAGTGTCGGCGCTCAGAGCGATGGCCGGTAATGAAATCCGGTTATGTTCGGCCGTAAGGCGGACGATCATCTCGGCGGCCATATGCGAACTGTCGGCGGCGGAGCCGCCATTGCCGCAAATTAAAAGCTTCCCGCCGCTGCCGATGCATGCCGTCAGGAGATTCGCCAGCTTCACCAACGGCTCGGCCAGGATCTCGCCGGTAGTACGTCTCAGGACAGCAGATTTCTCCGCCTCCTTGATTACCATCTGGATGCGTTCTTCATTTGTCATATCTGAACCTGATGAAAAGGATGCGCCGCCTGCGCAAACTCTCGCAGACTATTAAGATTTTCATTTATTTCAAAATGATTGCCGACCACCACAAATGATGCTCCCGACCGTATTTTCCGTTCGACCTGCTCGGGATTTACAATCCCGCCGCCGACCATAATCGGAAGGTCAACATATTCTGAGACCTGCTGTATCATTGATTCCGGAACCGAATTAGCCGCGCCGGACCCGGCTTCCATATAAATCAGCCTCATCCCCATATATTGCGCCGCCAGGGCATGAGCACAGGCTATCTCGGGCTTGTCTGATGGTATCGGAAAAGTGCCGGAGACATATTGCACCGATGTATAATTTCCCGCGTCAATCAGCATATAGCCGGTTGGAATCGTCTCAAGGTTGTACTCCCTTATCAGCGGCGCCCCGCGCACCTGCTCTTCGATCAGGTATTGCGGGTTGCGTCCCGAAATCAGTGACGTGAACAGTATGGCATCGACATCCGGCGATATCTGGCTGTGTGAGCCGGGAAAAAGAATCAGTGGAACCGAAGATTGCCGCTTGATCTGTCTCACGGTCTCATGAAAATCGGCCCGAATGACATAGCTGGTTCCAACCATGATAGCATCAACATCACATTCGGCCGCTCTTTCCGCGATCATACACAATTGATTGACCGCTATGCGGTCGGGATCAAGCAGGAGGAGAAAGGCTCCGCCTTTTTTGTCTTTCGTCTGGATCAGATGATCATAGACTGTCATCCGGAACTCTTTTCGATTGTTTCCCTGATCTTGTCTGCCGAGATCTTGAATATATGGTCGGCGTCGGTATCCTCTGGGATAGAACCCTGCGCAAAATTGGGCTTCCCGCCGCCGCGGCCTCCCAGTTCCTTGAGAATATCGCGCGAGAGATTACCGACATGCACCCCGGCCGCCGCGCTGGCTGATGACATAAAGGTGCGTTTGCCGTTGACCAATCCAATTGCGACCGTGATCAAGGGATAATTGGCTTCCTTGCCGCTGTCGATCCACCCGGCCATTTCTTCGGCTTCGACCCGGCCGAAATCGTTATGCCGGAACGATACTCCATCTATTTTTTCTTCGGAACCGACCGAAACCGATCCGCCGGAAAACTTCTCGGCCTTCAACTTCTTATTTTCTTTCTGGAGTTCAAGAAGCTTACTTTGTGTTTCGCCGACCGCGTCGGAAAGCTCCTCGATCGGCCGATTGGTCATTTTGCTTATTTTATCGACTGTCTCCTTCTGGCTGAGCATATAGGCAACCGCCTCGCGGCCGGTAACGGCCTCAATACGCCTGATTCCCGAAGCCACCGCCGTCTCGAGGGTAATCATGAACGGCCCGATTTGCGAGACATTCTGCACATGCGTCCCACCGCACAGCTCTTTCGAAAAGTCCGCAACCGATACCACTCTTAC
Proteins encoded:
- a CDS encoding phosphoheptose isomerase, whose product is MTNEERIQMVIKEAEKSAVLRRTTGEILAEPLVKLANLLTACIGSGGKLLICGNGGSAADSSHMAAEMIVRLTAEHNRISLPAIALSADTSILTAAGNDFGFEKIFARQVEGLGREGDMLLVISTSGNSVNLIRAVETAVQSRMRTVALLGGNGGRLASMVDMKLIVPHTSVQRIQEEQIFLIHLLVELIEGDLFQ
- a CDS encoding geranylgeranylglyceryl/heptaprenylglyceryl phosphate synthase, encoding MTVYDHLIQTKDKKGGAFLLLLDPDRIAVNQLCMIAERAAECDVDAIMVGTSYVIRADFHETVRQIKRQSSVPLILFPGSHSQISPDVDAILFTSLISGRNPQYLIEEQVRGAPLIREYNLETIPTGYMLIDAGNYTSVQYVSGTFPIPSDKPEIACAHALAAQYMGMRLIYMEAGSGAANSVPESMIQQVSEYVDLPIMVGGGIVNPEQVERKIRSGASFVVVGNHFEINENLNSLREFAQAAHPFHQVQI